A region from the Benincasa hispida cultivar B227 chromosome 8, ASM972705v1, whole genome shotgun sequence genome encodes:
- the LOC120082968 gene encoding F-box protein CPR1 — protein MEQLENPNPWSEKMFASPVLSPAMADIPLDLVVDIIWRLPAKALLRFRQVSKIWKRLIDCSNFVNLHMKKSIDSQVHCHLIIRKNSDLFSVDLDLFDPAVELIHPLMCYGSRINIWGSCNGILCICNVAEDIALWNPSTRKYRILPSLPSERLRDGVLRFAIESYGFGFDSVHDDFKLLKISQFIGLEDPLDFDSHVKVFSMRKFCWMPIESMTYILRYNTKMGVFVNSALHWVVSRNLGMGSADLVVAFDLGTDKFQEIPLPELTDSQCEIHVDVLGGCLCLLANFDRIRFEVWVMKEYGVKESWMKLLTVSQVDFVGSIKSVKPLSYSKTGCKVLLLHNRRKLIWYDLHTQKVHDAVIDGLPHSFDAETLVESLISVDTYRENTVKKILEEKRDDFLSEGFKLVL, from the exons ATGGAACAACTGGAAAACCCTAATCCATGGAGTGAAAAGATGTTCGCATCCCCAGTACTTTCGCCAGCCATGGCAGACATACCTCTGGACCTTGTCGTCGATATAATCTGGCGATTACCGGCTAAGGCTCTTTTACGCTTCAGGCAAGTCTCAAAGATATGGAAACGCCTCATCGATTGCTCTAATTTCGTCAATCTTCATATGAAGAAATCAATCGACTCTCAAGTTCATTGCCATCTCATTATCCGAAAGAATTCTGATCTCTTCTCCGTTGATCTCGATCTGTTTGACCCCGCCGTTGAGCTTATTCACCCTCTGATGTGTTACGGTAGTCGAATTAATATTTGGGGATCTTGTAATGGCATATTGTGTATCTGTAACGTTGCTGAAGATATCGCTCTCTGGAATCCATCCACGAGGAAGTACCGTATATTGCCGTCTCTGCCCTCGGAGCGTCTCCGTGATGGCGTTCTTCGCTTCGCCATTGAGTCTTACGGGTTCGGGTTTGATTCTGTTCACGATGACTTTAAACTCTTGAAAATTTCGCAGTTTATTGGATTAGAAGACCCTCTGGATTTTGATTCACATGTTAAGGTTTTTAGTATGAGAAAGTTTTGTTGGATGCCGATTGAAAGTATGACTTACATTCTGCGGTATAACACGAAAATGGGGGTTTTTGTCAATAGTGCTTTACATTGGGTTGTGTCTCGGAATTTGGGGATGGGGTCAGCTGACTTAGTGGTGGCTTTTGATCTTGGAACTGATAAATTTCAAGAGATTCCATTGCCAGAGCTTACTGATAGCCAATGTGAAATTCATGTGGATGTTTTAGGTGGGTGTCTCTGTTTGCTTGCAAATTTTGATCGAATTCGCTTTGAGGTTTGGGTGATGAAGGAGTATGGAGTTAAGGAATCGTGGATGAAATTACTGACTGTTTCTCAAGTTGATTTTGTTGGTTCCATTAAGTCTGTGAAACCATTGTCTTATTCTAAGACTGGCTGTAAAGTTCTTCTACTTCATAATCGTAGAAAGCTCATTTGGTATGATCTTCATACTCAAAAAGTGCATGATGCTGTGATTGATGGGCTGCCTCATAGCTTTGATGCTGAAACATTAGTGGAAAGCCTTATTTCAGTTGATACTTACAGGGAAAATACTGTAAAGAAGATCCTCGAAGAGAAGAG GGATGATTTCTTGTCAGAAGGGTTCAAATTGGTGTTATAG